Proteins found in one Sorghum bicolor cultivar BTx623 chromosome 1, Sorghum_bicolor_NCBIv3, whole genome shotgun sequence genomic segment:
- the LOC8065831 gene encoding protein FAR-RED IMPAIRED RESPONSE 1 produces the protein MSHLLANAEIPTGCRPPAIVEGRETDLWVDGRKEGSNRGSRDGVPVAITRGKEMVETNPSSSNQPNQHEVDDDSVSGHHQIVATSSANRAAYVSEGSIDPILDQSLSNGAAVQPFEGVDVEITDDELVYEEEHDVVSSKPIVPFEGMEFDTIDEARRVYNAYAFKMGFSIRIGSSRSSRVTKQLIRKEFECSHARITPGEKEESASSNASSSAAATSKKKSAIAVMTTATRKRSTLKKADCKAHMAMGLRNGRWRVVVFQAEHTHPLVKIKGRVMQLRSHRRISWADYELLKTLHHRNISTMQIMAVLGDFHGGVGNLTFNSKDVSNMRTHLRAGLRYRDMDAVLEYIQKLQAESPSFFYAIKLDAENAVRGLFWVDGRSRELYKCFRDCIFFDTTFCTNRYNMPFAPIVGINNHAQSILLGCALLPDETTETFVWVLQTLKDAMGGIAPTNIMTDQDRAMKAAIAQMSLTIASTSSSLQRSLRRCGIT, from the exons ATGTCTCATCTACTGGCCAACGCCGAGATCCCCACGGGCTGCCGTCCCCCGGCGATTGTTGAGGGCCGTGAGACAGATCTATGGGTAGACGGGCGCAAGGAGGGCTCAAACCGGGGCTCAAGGGACGGAGTGCCTGTTGCAATCACCAGGGGCAAGGAGATGGTGGAGACGAACCCTTCTTCTTCAAATCAACCCAATCAGCAT GAGGTTGATGACGATTCTGTTAGTGGACATCACCAGATTGTTGCAACTTCAAGCGCTAACAGGGCTGCCTATGTTTCAGAA GGTTCCATTGACCCTATTCTTGATCAGAGTCTTTCTAACGGGGCAGCAGTTCAGCCGTTTGAGGGTGTTGATGTGGAGATAACTGATGACGAGTTGGTGTATGAAGAAGAACATGACGTTGTTAGCTCCAAACCAATTGTTCCATTTGAAGGGATGGAGTTTGATACAATAGATGAAGCAAGGAGGGTGTACAACGCTTATGCATTCAAGATGGGATTCAGTATCAGGATAGGCTCATCAAGAAGTAGTCGTGTGACTAAACAATTGATAAGGAAGGAGTTTGAATGTTCGCATGCAAGGATTACACCTGGTGAAAAGGAAGAAAGTGCATCGAGTAATGCATCATCATCGGCAGCAGCTACATCCAAGAAGAAGAGTGCAATAGCGGTAATGACCACTGCAACAAGGAAACGAAGCACGTTAAAGAAGGCAGATTGTAAGGCACATATGGCTATGGGTCTACGTAACGGAAGGTGGAGGGTTGTGGTGTTTCAAGCAGAGCATACACATCCTTTGGTGAAGATAAAGGGCAGGGTAATGCAGCTGCGGTCGCACAGACGAATATCATGGGCAGATTATGAGCTATTGAAGACACTGCACCATCGAAACATATCCACCATGCAAATCATGGCAGTGCTAGGAGACTTCCATGGAGGCGTGGGAAACCTAACCTTCAACAGTAAGGATGTCTCCAATATGAGGACACACTTGAGGGCAGGACTACGGTACAGAGACATGGATGCTGTCCTAGAGTATATTCAGAAGTTGCAAGCCGAGAGCCCTAGCTTCTTCTATGCTATCAAGCTAGATGCTGAGAATGCTGTAAGGGGGTTGTTTTGGGTTGATGGCAGATCAAGGGAGTTGTACAAGTGCTTCAGGGATTGCATATTCTTTGACACGACGTTCTGCACTAACCGGTACAACATGCCCTTTGCACCAATTGTTGGGATCAACAATCATGCCCAAAGCATCCTACTAGGTTGTGCTCTGCTTCCGGATGAGACTACTGAAACATTTGTGTGGGTGCTTCAAACGCTCAAGGATGCAATGGGTGGAATAGCACCAACCAACATCATGACTGACCAGGATAGGGCCATGAAAGCTGCAATAGCACAG ATGAGTTTGACTATTGCATCAACTTCATCGAGTCTCCAGAGGAGTTTGAGACGTTGTGGCATAACATAG
- the LOC8067110 gene encoding uncharacterized protein LOC8067110 → MECAKPSVVSTLIILVFAVTAEPGIVALKLEPTGTSAHFPPLLDCALAPAAAGAVAAPSNNLSAFRDNVLSLLGALPAAAAAAPTGFAAAQSGGDDHAFARAFCFGFGARRGSSPDNCLECLSAAVEDVADGCHGRRGAVWRAGCFLSYADTNASTPREDVFRGWFYDDDDDDTPTAALGSQCVATSTAAECSRCLNESAQVVPKLKEGRRLSLVHGDAVVVVGYSCYLRVPLFPPRPRSANYVFGVFAVFDVVGLVIIEVVGLLFCIDVAREFNPA, encoded by the exons ATGGAGTGCGCAAAGCCCTCCGTCGTCTCCACGCTGATCATCCTCGTCTTCGCGGTGACCGCGGAACCAGGGATCGTCGCGTTGAAGCTGGAGCCGACTGGCACGAGCGCCCACTTCCCGCCTCTCCTCGACTGCGCTCTGGCTCCTGCGGCTGCGGGTGCCGTTGCGGCGCCCTCTAACAACCTCAGCGCGTTCCGCGACAACGTGCTGTCACTCCTCGGCGCGCTTCcggcggccgccgcggccgcgccCACGGGCTTCGCCGCGGCGCAGTCCGGCGGCGACGACCACGCCTTCGCGCGAGCGTTCTGCTTCGGCTTCGGCGCGCGTCGCGGCTCCTCCCCTGACAACTGCCTGGAATGTCTGTCCGCCGCCGTAGAGGACGTCGCCGACGGATGCCACGGACGCCGCGGGGCGGTCTGGCGCGCCGGCTGCTTCCTCTCGTACGCGGACACCAACGCGTCCACGCCCCGGGAAGACGTGTTTCGCGGCTGGTtctacgacgacgacgacgacgacacgcCGACCGCGGCGCTGGGCAGCCAGTGCGTGGCCACCAGCACGGCGGCGGAGTGCTCGCGGTGCCTGAACGAGTCGGCGCAAGTGGTTCCAAAGCTCAAGGAAGGGAGGCGGCTGTCGTTGGTCCACGGCGACGCGGTGGTGGTCGTCGGCTACTCCTGCTACCTGCGCGTCCCGTTATTCCCTCCAAGGCCGCGGTCGGCGAACTACG TTTTTGGAGTCTTCGCAGTCTTTGACGTGGTTGGGCTAGTGATAATCGAAGTTGTGGGGCTTCTGTTCTGCATCGACGTAGCTCGGGAGTTTAATCCAGCATGA